In Paroedura picta isolate Pp20150507F chromosome 1, Ppicta_v3.0, whole genome shotgun sequence, the following are encoded in one genomic region:
- the GCM1 gene encoding chorion-specific transcription factor GCMa — MLRETEDVGMKQEDVAGQHGDLISWDINDIKLPKDVKQVDCFQEWPDSYVRCIYSSDDKNAQRHLSSWAMRNTNNHNSRILKKSCLGVVVCSNDCSAPDGRKMFLRPAICDKARQKQQRKSCPNCTGPLKLIPCRGHGGYPVTNFWRHEEPFIFFQSKGTHNHPRPETKLEAEARRSIQKAHASVPPPSQRLKRSRDIQSLTGGMQSQGTLSLMVSKQEELLSQDSFSGPFGNKNSEEQMLDNCLSLTEDYDLGNSSYLIEHAQAMECDRLLNKWQQIGIIEYGSGDPSDPPTSAYSECGEQQSWNKNMELLGRTPLADKQCHSATTFLTGLPCEALGSLNAVDFGIAHTPGTPPTVKAGCHPLRSNANIFGDDTYEGKPYLNYNSSSIPSSFCQLSPEDPYLIAETAHHYYQNALPAKGNEWHTEEERKYMNLDHCNNEVFFNLFPLR; from the exons GACGTGAAGCAAGTCGACTGCTTCCAGGAGTGGCCAGATTCTTACGTCAGATGCATCTATAGCAGCGATGACAAGAATGCTCAGCGGCACCTGAGCAGCTGGGCCATGAGGAACACCAACAATCACAACTCGCGCATCTTAAAGAAGTCCTGCCTTGGCGTGGTGGTCTGCAGCAACGATTGCTCAGCCCCTGACGGGAGGAAGATGTTTCTGAGACCAGCCATATGCGACAAAGCCAGGCAAAAACAGCAAC GGAAATCCTGTCCTAACTGTACTGGGCCTTTGAAGCTTATTCCCTGTCGAGGCCACGGTGGATATCCTGTAACCAACTTCTGGAGACATGAagaaccatttatattttttcaG TCCAAAGGAACTCACAATCACCCAAGGCCAGAGACAAAGTTAGAAGCAGAAGCAAGGAGATCAATACAAAAGGCACACGCTTCTGTTCCACCCCCATCCCAAAGACTTAAGCGGAGCAGAGACATCCAG TCTCTGACAGGTGGCATGCAGAGCCAGGGCACATTATCACTGATGGTTTCTAAACAGGAAGAATTGTTGTCACAGGACAGCTTCAGTGGACCTTTTGGAAACAAAAACTCTGAAGAACAAATGCTCGATAATTGTTTATCCCTCACTGAAGACTATGATTTGGGGAACTCATCTTATCTAATAGAGCACGCTCAGGCCATGGAATGTGACAGGCTCTTGAACAAATGGCAACAGATCGGAATCATAGAATATGGCTCCGGAGACCCAAGTGACCCCCCTACCTCTGCCTACTCCGAGTGTGGAGAGCAGCAAAGCTGGAACAAAAACATGGAGCTGCTAGGCAGAACCCCCCTGGCAGACAAGCAATGCCACAGTGCAACTACATTTCTGACGGGTCTGCCTTGTGAAGCATTAGGCTCACTAAATGCAGTTGATTTCGGCATTGCACACACTCCTGGGACCCCGCCTACAGTAAAGGCTGGCTGCCACCCATTAAGGTCTAATGCAAATATATTTGGAGATGACACGTATGAAGGAAAACCATATCTGAATtacaacagcagcagcatcccttcctccttctgCCAGCTTTCCCCAGAAGACCCTTACCTTATTGCAGAGACCGCCCATCATTATTACCAGAATGCCTTGCCTGCAAAGGGAAATGAATGGCAcactgaagaggaaaggaaatacaTGAACTTGGATCACTGCAACAATGAGGTGTTTTTTAACCTCTTCCCTTTACGGTGA